The Juglans regia cultivar Chandler chromosome 1, Walnut 2.0, whole genome shotgun sequence nucleotide sequence CAGGTCATGGTTATGCCCATGAATTCCACTAGTCCTATCAGCAGAGAGCTCTAAGGTCCATTGATCCAAGAACCAAAGGGAAAATGTATTACATTATTGAAGGAGGATGATTACTTCAACCTGATGGCTCTTTCCACTAGGCTCTCAAGAGGTTAGAGCAGTGGAAGAGTGATTTGTCATAAAAAGCAATTGGATGTAACAAAGGAGGGAGGATCCATGCACCAAACCCATGCTTCAAAAGGTTAAAAACCCACCCACTAAAGTCACTTTGGAAGAGGCACAAACTCTAATGCAAATCTAGGACATCGTACAAAAGCAAAGCAACCCCAGAAGATTAGCAGAGGCAGTAAAGTGCTGTacagaaacaaataaacaaacaaatttcAGAGAGGCATGGTGGTTGATGTTAGGTATGTGTTTCTGGGAAAAAGGAGATATTGCCTTCTGAAGCCAAATGAAGGTCTAGcaaaaggaggaaaagaggTATAGTTTTATCAAATAAACATCAGCTGGCCTACCCACAAAATGGAAATATAAACTGGCCACTAGGATTTGAATTTCGtgcaaaagagagaattttaCATTATTCATTCAATGGCATTCTCAAAAGAAGATCAAATTTACCTGTATCAAGTGTTTGACCTTGCAGACTTCACTCAAAACAGCTAAAACCCCGCATGTCCCGTCATAAAGACATTCGTTATGCTTGCTTTGTAGTTGTCCAATTAGCAGAAACTGCATTCTTCTGCATCACTCTAGTGCATTGGGATTTGAAATTACAAAATCCCTTTTAAAAGGGgagaaaaaacatttaaaaaaaaaacactaaaaggTAACAAAACATATCTTgagaatagtagtgaaaaagtaataataaaatatttgaatagtagtaaaaaataagtaaaaagtaatgaatagtaaaaaaataggtaaaaaataataataaaataaagaataataatgaaaatacttgaggtactctcacttgccaaacacacCTTAAACAAACGCACTAAGTACAGAAATTATCGAATGTAATGAATGCATGCCCCGTTCCCCTGACTGAAAACGTGCCCCCGGAAGGGGGAGTCTTTTAAGTTGGATAATGACCGACAACTATTTTCCAATTTCACAATTAACCAATGTCAGtctatcatttcattaaaattaaactCCATTTTCATAAAACtgtctaaaattatatatataattgaagcGCTTAAACACAGTCGGATTTTCAggttatacataaaatatttggaacatacacaaaatcaaataaacaaaGTATAAAGAGCatgtacgtgtatatatatatatatatatatatatatatatatgaaactaaGTGtctatattttatgtataagcATAGAGGAAAAGATAAAAGGTCCgtttgatagtgagatgagattgatggttttaaataaaagttaaataaaatattatctaaaatattattttttaatattattattattttaaaatttgaaaaaattaaattatttattatattttgtataaaaattttaaaaaattataataataaaataaaatcgtttTTGTATTTAAACGACCTAAGCTGCCATGGTTGTTGGTTTATGTATAGAGGGCAATGTTTAGTCCGAGGGATGGGAGTAAACCCCTAACTGGGTTCTAGGGTTTAGGCTTTTGGGCCTTGTCAATTGGACTCTTTCGTTCGGCCCATTGTTTAGATTTTATGGATCGGATCATGGATTCACTATTACTTCCTAATGTTATTTTTCGCCCCGACAGAATTTCCTTCGAGGAAGGCAGAGGGAAAGAACTCAAGcaggagagaaaaagagagagagccaaaCCAAACGTAACAAAGTCTCCTCGCTCCCCCTCTCTAGTCTCAGGTGCAAGGAAAAGCTAAAAAACAGCGAACAAGCTTCCACTTCCGACACTGTGTAAGAATCTATACCTATATATTCTCACTCCCTTCAACTCTCCCTCTCAATTCCTTTGAAGTTCAAAATTTCTCCGTCTTTCGATTCATTTCCATCGTTTTTCCGAATCTGATAGCCCATACCGGCATAAGTTTTGCTTTCACAATCTGTACCTTATTTCGTAGGTTTCATCGTATGGTTTAAAAAACACTTGCCATGCGTGCCATGAATTAGGGTTTTCTCAAACCGATGTTTGGCCGCACATCTACTACTTCACTTGCAAAATCAGgggatttttaagtttttggttACTTACCCTTTTTTCTGGTACTTGAAATTCGCGAAGATTTTGATGCTTCTGATCTTGATTGATTTTGAGGGTTTATTGGAATCAGGTCGAGCTCTTTATCGATTGTATTTTGGTCAAGGAATTTCAGCTATGAATAGaggaatttaggatttttctgGTTTTAGATTTTACTGGGTGGACTAAGTCGATTAGCTAGCGATGTCTGTTAACAATAATAACCCGCCCAAGAACATTGGGGCCTCTTCCTCACCCTTTGGCAATGCCGGTATGCCCACAAACCCTGCGTTTGCGCAATCACAAGCCCAAATTGCGGCTGGCTTTCAGAGTCAGTTTCAGCTGTCCCAAGTGCAGGCTATTGCACAGGCACAGTCGAAAGCTGCTGCTCACGCCCAAGCTCAAGCGGCTCATGCTCAAGCACAAGCACAAGTCGCTCACTTCCAAGCTCAGTTACAAGCTCAAGGGCTTTCGCTCAACCAGAGCCATACAGCTGGCATTGGTAATTTGGGGGCATCATCACCCTCCATGTCTACACCTGGTAATTCAAGTGCTAAGCGGATGCCGCCAAAAACCCCGATCCGCCCTCTTGGCGTTTCCCCTGCCAACACGGTGTCCCCTTTGAAAACGATGGAACTGTCATCTGCTGCACGGAGAAAGAAACAGAAGCTTCCCGAGAAGCAGCTTCAAGATAAAGTGGCAGCGATTCTTCCTGAGTCTGCTCTGTACACCCAGCTTCTTGAGTTTGAGGCCCGCGTCGATGCTGCTCTGGTAAGAAAGAAAGTTGACATTCAAGAGGCTCTTAAAAATCCTACCTGTGTGCAGAAAACCCTCCGTATTTATGTTTTCAACACTCATGCAAACCAGATTCGCACCATTCCAAAGAAGCCAAATGCCGAGCCACCTACCTGGACGCTTAAGATAGTTGGAAGgattttggaagatggggtggATCCTGATCAGCCTGGAGTGGTCCAAAAGTCGAACCCTTCATACCCGAAGTTCTCATCTTTTTTCAAGAGAGTAACCATTTCCTTGGACCAGAGACTATATCCTGACAATCATATCATTATGTGGGAGAATGCTCGATCGCCCGCCCCTCACGAGGGGTTTGAGGTGAAGAGGAAAGGGGATAAAGAATTTACTGTGAATATACGGTTGGAAATGAACTACGTGCCTGAGAAGTTCAAGCTTTCACCAGCTTTGGTGGAAGTTCTTGGTATTGAAGTTGATACCCGCCCAAGAATTATAGCTGCAATCTGGCATTATGTAAAGGCTAGGAAATTGCAGAATCCAGGTGACCCATCTTTCTTTAATTGCGATCCACCTCTTCAAAGAGTTTTTGGGGAAGAAAGGATGAAATTCACCATGGTTTCTCAAAAGATATCACAGCATTTGTTCCCCCCACAACCTATACATTTGGAGCATAAGATCAAGCTTTTGGGGAATACCCCTGCCGGAACTGCATGTTATGATGTGTTGGTTGATGTGCCTTTTCCTATTCTGAGGGAATTGTCTGCTCTTTTGGCCAACGCAGAGAAGAACAAAGAAGTTGACACCTGTGATGAAGCAATATGTACTGCTATAAGAAAAATTCATGAGCACCGCCGAAGGCGGGCATTCTTCCTTGGTTTCAGTCAATCACCTGTGGAATTCATCAATGCACTAATCGAATCACAAAGCAGGGATTTGAAGCTTGTAGCTGGAGAAGCAAGTCGTAGTTCCGAAAAAGAGCGCCATTCAGAATTCTTCAACCAACCCTGGTAAGCTCACCCAAATTGAATTTTTGCTTCTGTCAGAGACTCAGATGGATGCAATACTCGTGTTAACCCCGAGGAACATTGGAACTGAGTAGTAACTGACGTCGCCTCACTGATGTGAGGGATGATATGTGATATCTTTCAGATGCTATGTTCAAATTACAGTTCCAGTGTATAAAGTTTAAGTTTACTCAATATTATTTTAGCTTTAATCCAGTAACCACACTATGTGATCAAGTGTTTGTTATTATCTGTGATATTGTTGTTCATCTTTGGTGAGATTGCATTCATTTCTGACTTGTTTGTTAATGCTTACAGGGTTGAGGATGCAGTTATCCGTTATTTGAATCGCAGGCCAGTAGCAGGAAGCGACGTTCCTGGAAGCACGTGAGGAGGAGATTGCTTAGTTGTTGACAGACCCTGTGTTTATCATTCTTTCTGCTCGACAGCCAAAGATCGTTTTGACTTTTATTACAGAAGTACCGCATGTATAATTTGCTCTATTGTTGGTTGGAGCTTGCTTACGAAAATAGACTATTATCCGCAGCTTGTTTTGCACTAATTATCCGTTTACTTGTGCTGCTGATTAGGCTTAATGAACAGATATAAATTTAGAAATCATGTGTTACTTTCTGCTTTGGACTTTCAGGTTGGGTTATTTTACATCATCGATACCTTATGTCGCGAATTTTAGGATTTTAGGATCAACGATGAGAAACGCATTGTTGGTATACGCCTTACGGATCTGTCTGAATGTCAACTGGTTTAATGATGATGGCTCGTGGAGTTTCGTGGGGCCAAGTTGTTAATGCCTGCTGTTTCATGCCGCCCCGTAGACTTGGAGGTTGATGATGCAaatagggaaaaagaaaaatcccttTTTATGGGTTGGGGCATTCCGAGAATCGAACTCGGGACCTCTCGCACCCAAAGCGAGAATCATACCACTAGACCAAATGCCCTTTTTGTTTACAACTctgatttttaataaaagaccAGCAGAGTTTGTCTTCCATGTCATTCAGAAAAGGGAAACTATTATTACAAGCGATTTTAtgtactaatattaaatataagatatttatttaataaaataatataaattaaaaataaaaatgattttcatgtgACAAATGACCTTattcttctttcaaaaaaaattttcttctattttttttttttgtaataaaaaagtTATGTGAGTGTTGGTATGTGGTTTGATGCTTCAAATCGCTTGTAcctaataaatttcaaaaagaaaaatgataaggaATCAAAATCTTGTCTTTCACCttcaatttattaaattttcttgttctcaagatataaaaaaatgcataaatacaTTGTCGTGTGAGTCGTTTTGTGCATAAGTAATTTGTGTTCTCTTTACCATTTTATTCCTTGGCAATTGATCAATGTTCACTTTTTGCTACATTCtagtgataaaaataatgatgttACAatcatgggaaaaaaaaaaagagagagagaaaacaccctctataaaattataatagattaataaattaaagaaaaattatattcattgcACTCACATCATacactacacataattttttatttttttctcttactaaaagTATGGTATGTGAattatgagtagaaaaattcaattaatttaagaagaataaaataaaaataaatgtaatgtaTGAGAATGGTGAATATCAAAACTCATataactcatttaataaatctattgtgacattatcttttttttttagcatacaTTGAACTATGATAgcatacattagattatattttttgcTAAAGAAATATGATAACATTAATCCGCATAGAATAATGTAGCTTCCTTTTGTGTTCTCCTCAAGGCTTGCAATATTACAAAGAAaactattattttcattaacttcatttataaaatatttttctcccgacatattattattattattgttatcgTTTAAAGTGCCAATTAGTGAAAAATTATACATGAAAGTTATCTAAACGACGATGGCTATCTTGTAATTAAAGCGAGTTGGTTGTGAGTACAAAAGCTTCTAAATCAATATGATTGCGACACGAATCTACTCTAgctatcatttctttcatttttatagcCAGAAACACAGTCACAGATAGATCGAATGCAAATGCGAAATGGCGGGAAACGAGGAGCCCAAGTTAATTTCAGCTTCACCACCATTACTGTCTCCTTCTTCGAGAGCGAAGATGGTGGAACAGAAAAATCAGCAACCAGAAGAGACGTGCTGGAGGAAGCAAGTGGACCAGAACCTGAAGCGGCTCCACTCGCTCCTCTTCGGCGCCGATCTCGCCCTCGAGCGGCGTGATCCCTCTGCGGCTTTGATCCTCGGGCTCCGCCTTCTCGGCTTCCTCGACTCTCAATCTAGCTCCGATGTCGATGAGGCTTTCATCAACCCCATCCGCCGTGAAGCCGCTGCGAAGGTCGACGCGGCTCGCCGTTCCCTCATTCCAGAATCTGATCGGTACCGATATATCCTTAACTTATCGATCTAATAAATATGGAACGAAgctaattttgtatattattttcaatttacttTTGGTGTATCGGGTAAATGTACGCTGGAAACGAACAAATGACCCTATGATCGAATGCAACGCGAATGTGCATGTAATTATTAGAAGCTGGGATGTCTAGGACCCTAGCTTTGAATGTAATGCATATAGGTGGAGTAAGGTTTATAACTAGGGCAATTGCTCTTGAGTTTCTATAAGGAATATGGTTTTGTGTCTCGGATACGTTTCTACTTGCTTATTGCATGTTGTGAGGACTGTCTGTTGTGTTTGTTCAGTCGAGCATTTGAGCAAGCAAAGAGCACTCCAGGTTCTGTGTTTCGAACAAGAGAAGAGATTGACATTGAGAAGATCAAGAAGTCCAAGTACTTTCGAGCTCTTCTTCGGCATTCTAATGGAAAACCAGTGAATGAATTGGTACTAGCAGATTCTAGGTGTTTATATGATTCTTATAGACTAAAGCCTTTAGCATAACCAgccattttcctttaaaattgTTTGCATTCTCTGTTTAGGGAGATGGTGTGGAGAGGCACAACAAGTTGAGTAGCACGGCTTCAAAATTCATGACAGAAGCAAATTCGAAATCCAACATGATGAGCACTAGTAATGGCTTATACAAGAATTTGTTAAGCTCCAAAAGCAACAACCCTGATGACTGCATTATTGTGGAAAAGCCTCATTCACATAACATCCACACAAAAGGTCATGGCTTCTCACCTTCTCCAAAagttgaagaggaagaaagagttTATGGAAGTAACGTAAGGGCAAAACGTGCACATAGGGAAATTATTTCGCCTGTGGTAGATAATTCAAAGTCACCATCTGGCAATGAAGAAGCTAGCCCCGATGCTTCTGGAAACGGGTTTGTTACAGCTCGAGCAATATTGGTATGCTCTAGACAACACGTTCCCTGATATATCTATTGTTACTAAATCAGACCTTGAACGAGAAGTGGGGAACTCTTATTTAAATATGCAATCATCTAAAACATTTCAAGATGATTTTCTTCAGATTTGTACACACATGTATAGGGAAGTTTGTTTTGAGAGATTAGAGTTATGAGTAGTTTCTAGATAATCTTGCTTTGGAAATGACTTCTTAAGAAAGAATATCTGATCTTGTTGGAAGTATACCTTATGAGttattgtcttttcttttccttgcatATTGTTCATATGAAGCAATGTTGATCACGTTGTCTCTTCTTTGTTACAGAAAATGGATGCAAGGCAAAGACAGGGGTTAGCAGGATCGCCAAGTGCTTCTGTCTCCCCCCAAAGTGATAGCAATTGTGCCAATAGAGGTTATGGTGGGAAATCATATGGTTTTTCACGCCGTGGTGTCCGTGGTAGTTTTGTTCCCCCTATCAAATCCAGTGGGGGCAATGTCGGGAATGTGACTTCACGAATTGCTGGAAAGTGTGATGATTCACTAGATGACTCAACAAAGAGATGGTGAGTGGTTAACCATGATATTAAAAAAGCAGTCTAAAGTTTGCCCTTTTGTATACTCAAAATCTCCACTTGCTTCAGGTTGCTAACTTTTTAGTAAGTGGTCTCGAATAGGTGCTTGAACCATCTGCTTGTTTTTAGTGGAATAAGGTATAGTAAACCAATGGCTTTGTGTTCCAATATAATAAGCCATATATGGTGGTTTTAGGATCGACTCCCACAATTCTATTTCAGATTCATCCATAATGAATGCCCTCTTGTTGGCGTTCTGGTCTTTTTATTTGCACCTAATAAAGGTTTTAGCAATTGCACTTATTGGAAGCAGGTGATATCCtagttttttaaattgtttggtgCAGGGTATTCTGAAGTTACTTTCTTAGgagctatctctctctctctctctcactctctcccctCTGGTTTTTGAATTAGAGTAGTTAGTTTTTGTCGTTTGTACTGGACATTGATGTGGTAATGTGCTTCTTTCTTTAGTTTAGAGATGCTTTATGGCCCTGATGGTGAGCTTCCAGAAAAATTAAGGAATTTGGAACCTCGTCTTATTGAACATGTCAGTAATGAGATTATGGAGAGGGATCCTAATGTTCGTTGGGATGATATTGGTAATTTCAATGCTTCAAACTTCCTTCAGCGTTTCAATTTAATGGATATTGCTATCTGTGAACAGATTCTGATTTGCTCTCATCTCCTGACAATGTTGTAGCTGGTTTGGAGCATGCTAAAAAATGTGTGACTGAGATGGTCATATGGCCTCTATTACGTCCTGACATATTTAAAGGTTGTCGTTCTCCTGGAAGAggtcttcttctttttggtcCACCTGTAAGTGCTGAATCCTCCTAAACAGGTGCATTCATAAATATTGCTGGTTTATAATCTATCTGAGTAGCTGCCATATTTTAGGGAACGGGAAAAACAATGATTGGGAAAGCCATAGCTGGAGAGGCAAAAGCAACATTTTTCTACATATCTGCCAGTTCATTAACTAGCAAGTGGGTATGTTTATCTCAGTTAACTTCAGCTTGGTCATGGTTCCATGCTTTTTGGGAATGCCATGATAAACATAACTTGAGATTAGTAATTGGATTCTAatcataaactttatttttcatcattatttcTCGAGTTATTTAGAAGATCAATGTTGAAATCCTTCTCTTTAGAGCTGCATTCTCCTTTCTAGAGGATACTTTTGAATATCTAACATTTTGACTGGTGATTGTAGATTGGTGAGGGTGAAAAGCTAGTGAGGGCCCTTTTTGGAGTAGCCAGTTGTCGTCAGCCAGCTGTGATTTTTGTTGATGAAATTGATTCACTTCTTTCTCAGGTAAGGTATGTTCTTGTCCTTAAGACAAACATGAAATCATGGTGTAAGCTGCCCCTATCCTATGGACGCTGCATCATATTTCTTGCACAGACctgcaaaaattataaaagttctCCCATGTAGGTGAATAAAATAGCTTAGTTGCTTTTTGCTAAATCTTGGACCTCTGGAAGGTGCTTCCCAGATACATGGAGGTTCATCACATTCAATTTATCAGTGTATACTTGGGGATTGCAGTTATGGTTCCCTGAATGACCAGTACAAGTTTATGTATGGTTGCAGCGTAAGTCAGAAGGTGAACACGAATCAAGTAGACGACTTAAGACCCAGTTCCTCATTGAAATGGAAGGCTTTGACAGTGGCAGTGAACAAATTCTGCTCATAGGTAAATTGTTGAGCAAccaaattcaattattttattttagatgctTTTTTATAGATTAAGTGAAGGTTTTTTAAAATCTGTAGTTTACATCTGCGGAAGTTAGTTTATTTCTGCAAGCTTTATCTTCAattccatattttatttttctgaccCGTGCAAAGTTATATTAGCTTgctagttattttctttttgcaatgCTTATCACAAAGCAAAACAAACTGTACGAGCTTTATAAGCTGTCCCCATAATACCCTGTTTTGGGGATTAATTGTATCATTTCCTATTGGGCGGGGGTTAATTTTATTGGTTTATGTCCCATATAACATCGGCTTGGACTCTCTTAGAATCATATGCTACCATCAATAGTTGTCTTTTTTAACCATTTCTTAATactatatcaaataattttttctatggAGCGtgatatatcattattattagttGGTACGTTTTCCAGGAGCAACAAATCGACCCCAAGAACTGGATGAAGCAGCACGGAGGCGGCTCACCAAGAGACTTTATATCCCCCTTCCTTCATCAGGTGCGGTGTCCAAAGCTTAGCTAATTTACTAACGATTATAATGCCGTGATTTAGTGCCTAACCAGCTGAAATTGATGATGAAGAAGCAAGAGCCTGGATCATACGCAATCTCTTAGAGAAGGATGGACTATTCAAGCTTTCAAAAGAGGAAATTGTTACGATTTGTAATTTGACTGAAGGTATCTTTAATGTTCTATATGCTGTACGAGGCTAAATTCATTAGCTTCTGTGCAGTAGTCTGACTATTGCTTTGAAGTTTTGAATCTGGGTTGTGTGAAGTTTCCTTGCTTGAAAAATTTCTTTTACAGGGTATTCAGGATCAGACATGAAAAACCTAGTGAAGGATGCATCTATGGGTCCACTTAGAGAGGCTCTGAGACAAGGCATAGAAATTACAAAGCTAAAAAAGGAGGATATGCGGCCAGTAACGCTTCAGGTAAGAAAATACACCATCTATATAACTCAAAAAACCTTTCTTATATTTCTTtaacttaattt carries:
- the LOC109021886 gene encoding SWI/SNF complex component SNF12 homolog, with amino-acid sequence MSVNNNNPPKNIGASSSPFGNAGMPTNPAFAQSQAQIAAGFQSQFQLSQVQAIAQAQSKAAAHAQAQAAHAQAQAQVAHFQAQLQAQGLSLNQSHTAGIGNLGASSPSMSTPGNSSAKRMPPKTPIRPLGVSPANTVSPLKTMELSSAARRKKQKLPEKQLQDKVAAILPESALYTQLLEFEARVDAALVRKKVDIQEALKNPTCVQKTLRIYVFNTHANQIRTIPKKPNAEPPTWTLKIVGRILEDGVDPDQPGVVQKSNPSYPKFSSFFKRVTISLDQRLYPDNHIIMWENARSPAPHEGFEVKRKGDKEFTVNIRLEMNYVPEKFKLSPALVEVLGIEVDTRPRIIAAIWHYVKARKLQNPGDPSFFNCDPPLQRVFGEERMKFTMVSQKISQHLFPPQPIHLEHKIKLLGNTPAGTACYDVLVDVPFPILRELSALLANAEKNKEVDTCDEAICTAIRKIHEHRRRRAFFLGFSQSPVEFINALIESQSRDLKLVAGEASRSSEKERHSEFFNQPWVEDAVIRYLNRRPVAGSDVPGST
- the LOC109021891 gene encoding ATPase family AAA domain-containing protein FIGL1, with translation MAGNEEPKLISASPPLLSPSSRAKMVEQKNQQPEETCWRKQVDQNLKRLHSLLFGADLALERRDPSAALILGLRLLGFLDSQSSSDVDEAFINPIRREAAAKVDAARRSLIPESDRRAFEQAKSTPGSVFRTREEIDIEKIKKSKYFRALLRHSNGKPVNELGDGVERHNKLSSTASKFMTEANSKSNMMSTSNGLYKNLLSSKSNNPDDCIIVEKPHSHNIHTKGHGFSPSPKVEEEERVYGSNVRAKRAHREIISPVVDNSKSPSGNEEASPDASGNGFVTARAILKMDARQRQGLAGSPSASVSPQSDSNCANRGYGGKSYGFSRRGVRGSFVPPIKSSGGNVGNVTSRIAGKCDDSLDDSTKRCLEMLYGPDGELPEKLRNLEPRLIEHVSNEIMERDPNVRWDDIAGLEHAKKCVTEMVIWPLLRPDIFKGCRSPGRGLLLFGPPGTGKTMIGKAIAGEAKATFFYISASSLTSKWIGEGEKLVRALFGVASCRQPAVIFVDEIDSLLSQRKSEGEHESSRRLKTQFLIEMEGFDSGSEQILLIGATNRPQELDEAARRRLTKRLYIPLPSSEARAWIIRNLLEKDGLFKLSKEEIVTICNLTEGYSGSDMKNLVKDASMGPLREALRQGIEITKLKKEDMRPVTLQDFENALQEVRPSVSLNELGTYDEWNKQFGSLSL